In one window of Cytophagaceae bacterium ABcell3 DNA:
- a CDS encoding ISAs1 family transposase → MSEPRRTIKGNFKYPLQEILFLCVSAVVSNAGDWHEIVTFGKEKIEWLRKFFPYRNGVPSHDTLERVFAKIVPDEFGECFVEWASTMFRPVENETINIDGKRIRGSYDSRKGANALHMVSAYATANHLTLGQLAVPDKSNEITAIPKLLDMITVENTTVTIDAMGCQKDITEKIIRKNGDYVIAVKNNQKELFQQIDRVFEKQGVADVHKQIDTGHGRLESRTCKLINDLRFIDAAHQWCGIKSVARLESERYNKLTGKQEQQVRYYISSHDKTAEWLNGTIRNHWAIENKLHWSLDVVFGEDSSRRRKGYTAQNFHILNKVSLILLQKHKSKETKPKKRYKAIFNDAFREEILDVF, encoded by the coding sequence GTGTCAGAACCAAGAAGAACCATCAAAGGCAATTTCAAATATCCGCTGCAGGAGATCCTGTTTCTGTGCGTAAGTGCCGTTGTCAGCAATGCGGGGGACTGGCATGAGATTGTTACATTCGGCAAAGAAAAAATTGAATGGCTACGTAAATTTTTCCCTTACCGTAACGGTGTCCCTTCGCACGATACCCTGGAAAGGGTATTTGCAAAGATAGTACCGGATGAGTTTGGCGAGTGTTTTGTAGAGTGGGCATCAACCATGTTCAGGCCAGTCGAAAACGAGACAATCAATATTGACGGGAAGCGAATCCGTGGATCGTATGACAGCAGAAAGGGCGCCAATGCATTGCACATGGTATCGGCTTATGCCACCGCTAACCATCTTACCCTCGGTCAATTGGCCGTGCCAGACAAAAGCAACGAGATCACAGCCATCCCCAAGCTTCTGGATATGATAACTGTTGAAAACACAACAGTGACAATAGATGCCATGGGCTGCCAAAAAGATATTACGGAAAAAATAATCCGGAAAAACGGTGACTATGTAATTGCTGTAAAGAACAACCAGAAAGAGCTATTCCAGCAAATAGATAGGGTATTTGAAAAACAGGGGGTTGCAGATGTGCACAAACAGATAGACACGGGACATGGCAGGTTGGAGAGCCGCACCTGCAAACTGATAAATGACCTGAGGTTCATAGATGCAGCACATCAATGGTGCGGCATAAAGTCAGTGGCAAGGTTAGAGTCAGAGCGCTATAACAAGCTTACAGGAAAGCAGGAGCAACAGGTGAGGTATTATATAAGCAGCCATGACAAGACCGCTGAATGGCTTAACGGTACAATACGCAACCACTGGGCAATTGAAAACAAGCTGCACTGGAGCCTGGATGTGGTTTTTGGGGAAGATAGTTCCAGAAGAAGAAAGGGGTATACAGCACAAAACTTCCACATCTTGAATAAAGTGTCCCTGATCTTGCTACAAAAACATAAATCTAAGGAAACAAAGCCAAAAAAAAGGTATAAAGCAATATTCAACGATGCTTTTAGGGAAGAAATTTTAGATGTTTTCTAA
- a CDS encoding cation transporter translates to MQAEVLKNTLTREQILLKRSIVFASILSLAGIGFGIWLDSQIILFDGFFSIISVGLSALTFIMSIYIQRRDDAKFPFGKNMIEPVVIVFKFIMIGLLCIFSIFTAIRDLLAGGRALDLDLASLYSLLALAGCYGFYLYLRKRMYKLQSDLPSCWCFPPTSKGC, encoded by the coding sequence ATGCAAGCGGAAGTTTTAAAAAATACCCTAACACGTGAGCAAATATTACTAAAGCGATCCATAGTTTTTGCTTCTATTTTGTCTTTAGCGGGCATAGGTTTCGGAATATGGCTGGATTCGCAGATTATCCTCTTTGATGGTTTTTTTTCAATAATAAGTGTAGGTCTTTCAGCGCTTACTTTTATTATGAGCATCTACATCCAAAGAAGGGATGATGCTAAGTTCCCTTTTGGGAAGAACATGATAGAGCCGGTGGTAATAGTATTTAAGTTTATCATGATTGGCCTATTGTGTATATTTTCCATTTTTACAGCCATCAGAGATTTGCTTGCCGGTGGACGTGCGCTAGACTTAGACCTTGCATCTCTATACTCTTTATTGGCTTTGGCAGGTTGCTATGGTTTTTATTTGTACCTGCGAAAACGGATGTATAAGCTTCAGTCGGACCTCCCCTCTTGTTGGTGTTTTCCACCAACAAGTAAAGGATGCTAA